One genomic segment of Stigmatopora argus isolate UIUO_Sarg chromosome 18, RoL_Sarg_1.0, whole genome shotgun sequence includes these proteins:
- the sec24c gene encoding protein transport protein Sec24C isoform X4, with translation MNVNQHTPMASPYGQPQPGYGQPTFAPLDGGYPPPYAPYNSPVSTYQPGVPPQGHGRAPLNSGPLPVSAPQAYNQYGGHHQGDMQNGPPPMTHVAPRPAAPQSYNQGTVNLSGPPTSYPQHYGPPPTMQHVTSQIAGMQINSGAPNVTVPGYVPPQSSQPAISTSYTAAPPASYPQTLPPASSAPTQAPPSASQQYYGGPPPNSQPPFNSSLPPASQQAFVSPAPPPPSNQQSFPAPPHTYPGPPPAQAPSPSMSQPHQSFAPNQPPGSSTPQGSFPPRAPPPTSSQYPPPTSTPSSQYPGPLPPQQQPPFPSGPPAQMPPTSMCQSNHLPPGPQGLSGPPGPIPHQQQMPPLQPGIPGGYPPQQNGAFGQVRGPQPGYPGIYPGQPNYGAPAPAPGPPPPGQKRLDPDAIPSPIQVIEDDKAKSTEPFITGIRGQAPPLVTTDFHVKDQGNASPRFIRCTAYNMPCTADLAKQSQVPLAAVIKPLAILPPDETPPFLVDHGDAGPIRCNRCKAYMCPYMQFIEGGRRFQCGFCSCVTEVPPHYFQHLDHTGKRVDFCDRPELSLGSYEFLATVDYCKNNKIPQPPAFIFLIDVSYNAVKSGMVGIVCQELKSLMDRLPRENPELDSAVRVGFVTYNKVLHFYNVKSSLAQPQMLVVSDVSEMFVPLLDGFLVNVGESRQVIESLLDHIPEMFADTRETETVFGPVIQAGLEALKAADCAGKLFLFHTSLPIGESPGKLKNREDKKLIGSDKEKSLFQPQGSFYNTLAKDCVAQGCCVDLFLFPNQYVDVATLAVVPVSTGGSVYKYTYFQAQSDQERFLNDLRRDVQKPIGFDAVMRVRTSTGIRATDFFGSFFMSNTTDVELAGLDCDKAVTVEFRHDDKLSEETGAFIQCAVLYTSCGGQRRLRVHNMAVNCCSQLSDLYRNCETDTIINFLSKFAFRSIINNPTKSVRDTLVNQCAQILACYRKNCANPSSAGQLILPECMKLLPVYLNCVLKSDVLLPAADVSLDDRAYLRQLISCMDVSETHIFFYPRLLPLMKLESGLLPVAVRASEERLSKGGVYLLETGLHLFLWVGANVQQELLLNIFGTSSFSQIDASMTCLPILDNPMSQRLREIVESFRAQRSRYMKLMVVKQEDRSELIFRHFLTEDKSASGGASYVDFLCHMHKEIRQLLS, from the exons GTCATGGCAGGGCTCCTCTAAATTCCGGGCCACTACCTGTATCAGCACCTCAAGCATACAATCAATATGGTGGTCATCATCAAGGCGACATGCAAAATGGACCCCCACCTATGACACACGTGGCCCCAAG GCCCGCCGCACCCCAGTCATATAACCAAGGAACAGTCAATCTGTCGGGGCCGCCCACCTCTTATCCCCAACACTACGGACCCCCACCCACAATGCAGCACGTCACCAGTCAGATTGCCGGCATGCAGATAAACTCTGGGGCACCCAACGTTACGGTGCCTGGATATG TTCCCCCTCAAAGTTCCCAGCCAGCCATCAGTACTTCCTACACAGCCGCTCCTCCCGCTTCCTATCCACAAACATTGCCCCCTGCCTCGTCTGCGCCCACCCAAGCACCGCCTTCTGCTTCCCAGCAGTACTACGGAGGCCCCCCACCTAACTCTCAGCCACCATTCAATTCTTCTCTACCCCCTGCTTCTCAACAGGCGTTCGTCTCCCCTGCGCCTCCTCCGCCATCCAATCAACAATCCTTTCCCGCACCTCCTCACACATATCCAGGTCCCCCGCCTGCCCAAGCCCCATCTCCGTCAATGTCGCAGCCACATCAGTCCTTCGCCCCCAATCAGCCTCCCGGTTCCTCCACCCCTCAAGGCTCCTTCCCTCCTAGAGCGCCTCCTCCCACCTCCTCTCAGTATCCTCCTCCAACATCCACTCCCTCCAGCCAATACCCGGGCCCCTTGCCGCCCCAGCAGCAACCCCCATTCCCGTCTGGTCCCCCAGCTCAGATGCCTCCCACCTCCATGTGTCAGAGCAACCACTTACCTCCAGGACCACAGGGCTTGTCAGGCCCCCCTGGCCCCATCCCCCATCAGCAGCAGATGCCCCCACTCCAGCCTGGTATACCTGGAGGGTACCCTCCCCAGCAAAATG GTGCTTTTGGCCAGGTAAGAGGTCCTCAACCTGGTTACCCGGGCATTTATCCTGGCCAGCCGAATTATGGCGCTCCAGCACCGGCACCAGGCCCGCCACCACCTGGACAGAAAAGACTGGACCCGGACGCCATTCCTAGCCCA ATCCAAGTCATCGAGGACGACAAGGCCAAGAGCACCGAGCCTTTCATCACAGGCATCAGGGGTCAAGCACCGCCATTGGTAACCACCGATTTTCACGTCAAGGACCAAG GGAATGCCAGCCCCAGGTTCATCCGCTGTACAGCCTACAACATGCCCTGCACGGCAGACCTGGCCAAGCAGTCCCAGGTGCCGTTGGCAGCTGTCATCAAGCCGCTCGCCATCTTACCGCCAGATGAG ACGCCTCCATTCCTGGTGGACCACGGCGATGCAGGTCCCATCCGTTGCAACCGATGCAAGGCCTACATGTGCCCCTACATGCAATTCATTGAGGGAGGGCGGCGCTTCCAGTGTGGCTTTTGCTCTTGTGTGACAGAAG TTCCTCCTCATTACTTCCAGCATCTGGACCACACTGGGAAGAGAGTGGACTTCTGCGACAGACCAGAGCTCTCGCTGGGAAGCTATGAGTTCCTGGCCACTGTCGACTACTGTAAA aaCAACAAGATTCCGCAGCCACCGGCCTTCATTTTCCTTATAGACGTGTCATACAATGCCGTCAAGAGCGGCATGGTTGGCATTGTCTGCCAGGAACTCAAGAGTCTCATGGACCGTCTGCCTAG AGAGAACCCGGAATTAGACTCGGCGGTGAGGGTGGGCTTTGTCACCTACAACAAGGTGCTTCACTTCTACAATGTCAAGTCTAGCCTAGCCCAGCCGCAAATGCTGGTGGTGTCAGATGTATCGGAAATGTTCGTGCCACTGTTGGACGGCTTCCTTGTCAACGTCGGGGAAAGTCGGCAAGTCATTGAGAG TTTGCTGGACCACATCCCAGAGATGTTTGCAGATActcgagagacagagacagtcTTTGGACCTGTCATACAGGCCGGACTAGAGGCGCTTAAG GCGGCAGACTGCGCCGGAAAGCTGTTTCTGTTCCACACTTCACTGCCTATTGGTGAATCACCTGGCAAACTCAAGAACAGAGAGGATAAGAAGCTCATCGGCAGCGACAaggaaaaa TCTCTGTTTCAGCCTCAAGGGAGCTTTTATAACACACTGGCGAAAGATTGCGTGGCTCAGGGCTGCTGCGTGGACCTTTTCCTCTTCCCCAACCAATACGTAGACGTGGCCACGCTTGCGGTGGTCCCCGTCTCCACCGGAGGCTCTGTCTACAAGTATACTTATTTCCAG GCTCAGTCGGACCAAGAGAGATTCCTGAACGACTTAAGGCGAGACGTTCAAAAGCCAATCGGCTTTGACGCCGTCATGAGGGTTCGAACCAGCACAG gaaTTCGAGCCACAGACTTCTTTGGCTCGTTCTTCATGAGCAACACCACCGACGTGGAGCTCGCCGGGCTGGACTGCGACAAAGCGGTCACGGTTGAGTTCAGGCACGATGACAAGCTCAGCGAGGAGACCGGGGCGTTCATTCAG TGCGCCGTGTTGTACACCAGCTGTGGCGGCCAAAGACGCTTGCGTGTCCACAACATGGCCGTCAACTGCTGCTCACAACTGTCTGACCTTTACCGTAACTGCGAGACGGACACCATCATCAATTTCCTCAGCAAATTTG CTTTCCGAAGCATTATTAACAACCCCACAAAGTCAGTGAGGGACACTCTTGTCAACCAGTGTGCTCAGATTCTGGCATGCTACCGCAAAAACTGCGCTAATCCATCATCGGCTGGCCAG ttgATCCTCCCCGAGTGCATGAAGCTGCTGCCCGTCTACTTGAACTGCGTGCTTAAAAGCGACGTACTTCTGCCCGCCGCCGACGTGTCGCTGGACGACCGGGCGTACCTGCGGCAACTCATCAGCTGCATGGACGTATCCGAGACACACATCTTTTTTTACCCGCGTCTGCTGCCACTG ATGAAGCTGGAGAGTGGCTTGTTGCCAGTGGCAGTGCGGGCATCAGAGGAGAGGCTTTCCAAAGGTGGCGTGTACCTGCTGGAGACGGGCCTCCACCTCTTCCTATGGGTGGGAGCCAATGTACAGCAGGAGCTGCTGCTCAACATCTTCGGGACATCCAGCTTTAGCCAGATCGACGCCAGCATG ACATGTCTCCCTATTTTAGACAATCCTATGTCGCAAAGACTGAGAGAGATAGTTGAATCCTTCAGAGCACAGCGGTCACGATACATGAAG CTGATGGTGGTTAAACAGGAGGACCGTTCCGAACTCATCTTCCGACACTTCCTAACGGAGGACAAGAGCGCGAGTGGCGGCGCATCCTACGTGGACTTCTTGTGTCACATGCACAAGGAGATCCGCCAACTCCTCAGCTAG